Proteins found in one Acinetobacter sp. XH1741 genomic segment:
- a CDS encoding GNAT family N-acetyltransferase, producing MTINLNQLEPQAVVDAFLKHPPLSFQVHSSNNFLPYFYTEFDLLTTLDTDLLKKIKAIPGYQIWGKFLHFKTCFIGTTVTEYSLLPDQLSLDSITDFLKNNDQNIKLGIIKDLPLSSPLLSDLENNYSQTFIQEAEKKGFLSVEGQALAYVPIDFSSREEYLSRLSRPRRKNFKRKLKSLNELNIEQLSTGDERFNDSRFRTYLYQLYLAVYQQSEIHFDLLSPEFFSEILQDANSGGKVFLYWADDTLVGYNICYEYKDNLVDKYIGLNYPLAKEYNLYFISWFVNLDYALANNLKYYIAGWTDPEVKAQLGAKFTFTRHLVWIHSPALRFVLKKLRPLFEADHQWHVKQETRS from the coding sequence ATGACTATAAACCTGAATCAGTTAGAACCTCAGGCAGTGGTGGATGCTTTTTTAAAGCATCCACCTTTAAGTTTTCAGGTTCATTCTTCTAACAATTTTTTGCCTTATTTTTATACAGAGTTTGATTTATTAACGACTCTAGATACTGATCTTCTTAAAAAAATTAAAGCGATACCAGGCTATCAAATCTGGGGAAAATTCCTTCATTTTAAAACGTGTTTTATCGGTACCACTGTTACAGAATACAGTCTATTACCCGATCAGCTTTCACTGGACTCAATTACAGATTTTTTAAAAAATAATGACCAAAACATTAAATTAGGTATTATTAAAGATCTTCCTTTAAGTTCACCTTTACTCAGCGATCTTGAAAATAATTACAGTCAAACGTTTATTCAAGAAGCAGAAAAAAAAGGGTTTTTATCTGTTGAAGGCCAAGCCTTAGCATATGTCCCTATCGACTTTTCAAGTCGCGAAGAATATCTATCAAGATTATCTAGACCTCGTCGTAAAAACTTTAAACGTAAACTCAAAAGTTTAAATGAACTCAATATTGAGCAATTGTCTACGGGCGACGAACGGTTTAACGATTCTCGATTTAGAACCTATTTATATCAACTCTATTTAGCGGTTTATCAACAAAGCGAAATACATTTCGACCTACTCAGCCCTGAGTTTTTTTCAGAAATTCTTCAAGATGCAAACAGTGGCGGCAAAGTCTTTTTATATTGGGCAGACGACACGCTTGTAGGCTATAACATTTGTTATGAATATAAAGACAATCTAGTTGATAAATATATTGGGCTCAATTATCCGCTCGCAAAAGAATACAATTTATATTTTATTAGTTGGTTCGTAAATTTAGATTATGCATTAGCCAACAACCTCAAATACTACATTGCCGGATGGACAGACCCTGAGGTCAAAGCTCAACTCGGGGCTAAATTTACATTTACCCGTCATCTGGTATGGATACATTCCCCTGCCTTACGTTTTGTTTTAAAAAAATTACGACCTTTATTTGAAGCAGATCATCAGTGGCATGTTAAACAGGAAACACGATCATGA